CATGTTACATGCAAGATCACAATCGTATCATAATAAAGATCACAATCATGCATTAATTAAGTTCATGAGCAGTAGGACATGTATATACAACTCATGTTACATGCAAGATCACAATCGTATATCATAATAAAGATCACAATCATGTATTATTTAAGGAACAAATCATGTCCATGCATTATCATAGGACACTTAAAACAAttgaaactttatttttatcACAAACTAATTAATAAGGATCACGCAATCCACGCATAATTTGGTACCTATATACAACTCTAGCCATGGACACATTTGTCCGGAAccaaagaaccgaaccgaaaaacgaGGTTCAGTTCGGATTTGAATCCTATCAATTATACTAGTGGTAACTATATTTTTAGAGCcaaaaaaccgaaaccgaaccaaaaactgAATGGAAACccaaatttctataatatagcttacatatttataaatattaactatattttaattttaaaataatcaaataattttaaaatattatttataagtcgtaatatccaaaatatataaaattatctgaattatgcgaatttttatctgaaaactcgaaaaatctgatatttaatccaaaaaaaaactcttcttaccacttttattctatatttaattaaaaactcattttttcatttttaatccGAATTGACCGATAAATCGGAACCGAACTGGAACCCAATACGATCTGAAATTACCCGGGTATATGCCGATTCCCAACTTTGTTATCCGAACTGAACCAAAAACTGAataaccgaaccggaaccaatTCCCAACTTTGTTATCCGAGCTGAACTAAAAACTGAataaccgaaccggaaccgaaccacacttcctaaatatccgaacggattcTAAACCTCTAAAACCGAAGAACCAAAAGGATCAAACTGAAATCGAACCGAGAATAGAATGCCATGGTTGTACAATTCAATGAATAATTGACTGGAATATCATCCCCTTCCATTGCGCTAAAATTGGTGTGTGAATGAGAAAAGGAAACAcacaaaataacaataaatattcATTTGCCAGCTGAGCTGATGTGTCGCTACGTTTAGCAACCTTTCTTGAGCAAAGAAGATTGGTTATAAAAGACCATCCATTATCATGATACTGAGTGACACTTGTAATATTGCGAGGGAGCATAAGAGAGCAAAAATGAGCTTTAACACGAATTTGTTGAATATACTAATAATCCTTTACGTATGTCTCAACTGGGGTTGCAGCGAGGGAGCTCGAGAAAAACAGAAGAGAGAGCTTGATTTTCATACCATCCGACTCAGCTCTCTCTTCCCTTCATCATCAGCACCTCGTGTTCTTTCTACAAGAGGTAATATTCTCTTGCCCAATTCAGTTTCTGGTGATTCATTTTCATTGTGTTTTAGTTATATACATGTGATAGATGAATATGGcatataacaatatatatatgtatgtatgttaTTAGTATGCCCTTTCACATACTTACACAATTGGTGTTCTTGATATAGAAAAATCATATGGATGTATATTTTAGTTGTTTACTAGTATCAATCAACTTGCAATTAAGGCCTAATATCGACCATTAGGGCATTGATATTACCATCACATGGTTACAGAAAGCTATACTTAGGTCTCTAGTAAATGCTTGACAGGACCATTGACAAACACACATACACATATAATATCTGTAGCCTATTTGACTAGCTAGTCAAGTAAGTTGATTAATATGACCACAACTCTATTACATGAAAATTTTCTATCTTATTTTGCTAGATAATATATGCATGAATACCAATATACATCAATAACCACAAAATGATGTTTATTTTTCTACTATGTGACCATGTTTCTTCTGTCTAATGTGAAATTGTGAACCTATCTTTTCTCAGCTTCCAATACGAAGTCCTCGCTGCACGTGACGCACAGACACGGCACGTGCTCGCGTTTAACCAATGGCAAAGCCACGAGTCCTCCAGACCATGCCGAGATCCTCAAACTCGACCAAGCGCGCGTTAACACGATCCACTCGAAACTGTCGAAGAAGCTCCCAGATCTTATCAGGCAAAGCACGTCAACGGATCTACCAGCTGAAGACGGAAGCGCCTACGGATCAGCAAACTACGTTGTGACCGTCGGAATCGGAACACCGGAACACGATCAGTCTCTGATGTTCGACACAGGAAGCGATCTGACGTGGATTCAATGCGAGCCATGTGTTGTAAGTTGCTATTACCAAGAGGAACCAATCTTTAACCCGTCTTCGTCATCTTCATACCGCAACGTCTCTTGCCAATCGGCGGAGTGTAGTTCTCTCTCTTCTGCTACAGGTTCGgttttccgttttttttttaaatatacataaagtttattataataataaactaaattttagaaatttccTTTTATacttcataaattaataaaaaatattatgaatttaagTTATACTTATAGTAAATATGTTGTAAATATTtgttctatatatttatttctaaaaaatattaataattttgtataattttaatttattaacaaaatttctataatatcttttaataaatttattctcaattttttagttaatttattttattactaataaacTAAATTTATTAATGAGAAATTCTCTATGATAgtcctttttaagtttttgtcacaaaaataaacttcaataaataaaataaccaaaataagttttattaaatgataaaaatgtattttaaaaaaaataaaaaaataaaattaaaattttcaaaataaaaatggactattttggtcattttctttttttagagctatttttgtaacaaaaacttaaaaagtacAATCCTATGGAATTTctcattaataaattttattaataaactaaattaactaaaaaatggggaataaattaattaaaagatactatagaaattttaataaatttagtttattattataCTGTCGTAGCTTATTTGACAGTTTTTTTTTGCCTGCTGGTTAGGTCGCGCTGGAATATGCACGGGTTCGAGCCCGCGTTCAAAATGCATCTACATTATTCAATACGGCGATTCATCGTACTCCGCTGGATTGCTCGCTAAGGAAAAGTTTACCCTAACGAGTTCAAACGTATTCGACGGTGTTAATTTCGGCTGCGGCGGGAACAACCAAGGGACATTCCTCGGAGTCGCCGGACTTCTCGGCCTCGGCCGCGGCGAGCTCTCTTTTCCGTCGCAGACGGCGGCGGCCTACAACAAGATCTTCTCCTACTGCCTCCCATCTTCATCCAGCTACACCGGACACCTCACCTTCGGATCCGCCGGAATCTCCAGCTCCGTTAAATTCACTCCGATGTCCACGATCAAAAACAGTCCATCCTTCTACGGTCTCGACATGATCGGAATCTCCGTCGGCGGTCAGAAACTGGAGATTCCTCCGACGGTGTTCTCTACTCCGGGAGCTCTGATCGATTCCGGAACCGTCGTTTCTCGTCTCCCGCCGAAAGCCTACGCGGCGCTGCGAAGCGCGTTTAAGGCGGAGATGTCGCAGTATCCGACCGCGGCGGGCTTCTTGATCTTGGACACGTGCTTTGATTTCACCGGGTTTGAGACGGTGACGCTCCCGAGGGTGTCGTTTACCTTCAGCGGTAGCGTCGTCGTGGACCTTGAGCCGACAGGGATATTATACTCGCCTACCACGTCGTATTATTGTTTGGCGTTTGCAGGGAATGACGATGACGGTAAAGCTGCCATCTTCGGGAGCGCTCAGCAGCAAACGTTGGAAGTTGTGTACGACGGTGTGGGTGGGCGGGTCGGGTTTGCTCCAAATGGTTGTAACTGACAGGTgggtatatttttatttacggatTTGGCGccaaatttgttttattaatcaaGTGTGTAATTTGTGTGAGAAAGTCCACGTAATggtcttttcaaaaaaaaaaaaagtccacGTAATGGTCTTTGAAGTGTAAAATGTTAGTTTATTTGACTAATgagctgttcgtttggttgccgcaggtaccGCCGgcggcggcagcggcagcgcCAATATTTTGTGTCAACTCTTGTTCGTTTCGTTGACGCAGGAAGCTGCGTCTGACGCCGCGTCCGAACACCGCGTCCTGCGGCTGACGCCGATAAAACCTGCGGTCGTGATATAATATGTGGCAGCTTCAGCGGTAGCGTCTGCGTCtgcgaaacgaacaacaactgtcTTCATTGACGCTGCCGCCGCCGCTGCCGCTGACGCTgaaacctgcggcaaccaaacgaacatgGTTTAAGTCTTTTGTTGTTTGAACAAGGCTCCTAGTTTGGAGTAGTAGCTGTTGAAACACTCCACTCTGTTTCAGTTGTATTGCAATGGCTATTTAAAAACCTGAATAATAAGAACAAAGGTAAGGTTTTGTTCTAGCTTCTTCTCTCAATTTATAACATAATACACGTTTATCGTAAAAGACCAAACTGTTAATTTACATTTTTACTCAAATACAGTGATGTTGATGAACAAACTAAGAATTTCAATGGTgacacatataaaataaataaagagcaAAATTTTAGTGATTCATATTAGAAAAACTGGGGAAAGAGGTCCCTTGAGAGCTAATAATACAATTCATATTTTTGATGAACAATGAACATTCTACTTCAAAGCGAAAAGGTTATATTGGTTTCTGAGTCTTGAAAATGCTACAAGGAGAACATAACATGAGAATATCCACATGGATATTCCTCCTCATGATAGGATTGTCAATGAACACAAGATTTTTCTTCTGGTACAGTAACCAACTCGAGGAGGGGGTAGCCATGAAACCCAGTCTGATGCATgtagttttttggtttttgaaactgacaatgaagaggaagaacaaAAATCCTTCACACCCACAGTCCAAAGTCCAAACCCGTTTCTTCAAGTCGGATTCGGAACCTTACTTTTTACACGGATTCAGCTATTATTCGGATGGGCTTTTCCGCAACGCAGGAAGTTATCTAATGGGCCTTTTAACAACCCAAACCCATGCAGCTGTTCGGCTTCCAAACCGGTACGGGTTCGGTTTAATCGATATTTCTGAGACAGTTTTTATCCAACAAAGAAATTAATTGCTTGCCGCTAGTAACACGCTGCGAATGAATTAGTCGGTCCAAATTAACACGCTGCGTTTTAGCTTCTCGACGCTAGGAAGATAGCTGCAATATGCAGTTATGCACACGCAAAGACTAACTATAACAACAGACCATCCAATGTTATTATATTTACATGAACCTAGAATCAATTTATTCTCATAAGATAATACTCCTTTCATTTCTCCCTTTACATCAACCCACTATAAACTATGAGTGGAAATTCGTATTAAATTTCTATCTTAGTGGAAAACTCATCGGATAAAAACATAATCCATGGTGGGacgaaaaggaaaagaaataagTTCCCATGATACTATTGCTACATCAGCCATCAGCTTTCTATTTTCTAAGTATAAATCCAAAAAGGAATTTCAGTTACAAAACCACATTACTCTTTGTTAAATGgtctctctttatttttttttaataagtgtaCCACCACAATATTATCTTTCTTGTATGAGAAACTACTTAGAATGACTCTAAACAATCATGAAATAACTAGAGTAACTCTTATAAATTTGAAACTACTAGAATAGCTTTCAGAACATTGAAATTTACGATTTTgccattattaataattataccaaaattgaaaaaaaggAATAAAGAATTTACCTTTTGTCGGGGTTCGACAACGACAGAAACACAAACCCTCTCCTTGTCGTCTCCGTCATCTCCATCTCCGACCCTCTCTTTTTCGTCACAAAACCTCTCCTCGTCGTCTCCGTCATCTCCATCTCCGACCCTCTCTTTTCCGTCCCGAGAAACCCAAATCGTTTTTGTCTCAGTCACATCCGCCTTCGTCTCCGTCTCCTTGTTTATGGACAAACCAAAATCGATTTCGGCTCAGTTACATCCGCTTCAATTGCAGCTTACTCTAATCTGTGGGTCTTTAATCTATGCTATTCGAGtttttgttattgtttattAGTTGATTCCAAGTAAAAAAATTGGAACCCTAATTCCCAATTTCTTCTAAActtcaaatttcaaatcaatttaattaaaaaacgtGAGATTTGTGAAAGATTCTATCTGATTGTTTGAAATTGTTTCCTTTTCGGGTATGATGTTTTCATCGGATAGTAatattgcttcttctttttttgtaggTATGGCTTCTTCTTCGGGTGCAAGAAAGTATCCGAAAAGGCTGTATGATGTTGATAAAACCCCAATTCAGAGTAGGAGCATGAACCATAGTTGTTTTTTGGCCAACATTCAAACGGTGCTAGAAGCTGTCGGAGATGATGTTGTGTCTGAGTTGAGGGAATCAGCTGTTGGAGTGATTCTGAAGCTAAAAGAGTTGGAATACACTTGGTATGCTTCTTGTGTTCACCATTTTCTCGCCAATCAATTGGCTATCGACAACATTCATGAGATGTGGTTCTTGATAGACTGTATGCCGCTGCGGTTTTTTTTTGTACGAGTTTGGAGAGATTACAGGGCTAAATTGTGATCCTTTCGACAAGAATGAGATTTGGGATGTGGAGCATGAAAGTTTTTGGCTGGAGATGAACGTG
This genomic stretch from Brassica napus cultivar Da-Ae chromosome C9, Da-Ae, whole genome shotgun sequence harbors:
- the LOC106414703 gene encoding aspartyl protease family protein At5g10770-like, which codes for MILSDTCNIAREHKRAKMSFNTNLLNILIILYVCLNWGCSEGAREKQKRELDFHTIRLSSLFPSSSAPRVLSTRASNTKSSLHVTHRHGTCSRLTNGKATSPPDHAEILKLDQARVNTIHSKLSKKLPDLIRQSTSTDLPAEDGSAYGSANYVVTVGIGTPEHDQSLMFDTGSDLTWIQCEPCVVSCYYQEEPIFNPSSSSSYRNVSCQSAECSSLSSATGRAGICTGSSPRSKCIYIIQYGDSSYSAGLLAKEKFTLTSSNVFDGVNFGCGGNNQGTFLGVAGLLGLGRGELSFPSQTAAAYNKIFSYCLPSSSSYTGHLTFGSAGISSSVKFTPMSTIKNSPSFYGLDMIGISVGGQKLEIPPTVFSTPGALIDSGTVVSRLPPKAYAALRSAFKAEMSQYPTAAGFLILDTCFDFTGFETVTLPRVSFTFSGSVVVDLEPTGILYSPTTSYYCLAFAGNDDDGKAAIFGSAQQQTLEVVYDGVGGRVGFAPNGCN